One genomic segment of Erythrolamprus reginae isolate rEryReg1 chromosome 2, rEryReg1.hap1, whole genome shotgun sequence includes these proteins:
- the LOC139161799 gene encoding red-sensitive opsin, which yields MTEAWNVAVFAARRRSDDDEDTTRDSVFAYTNTNNTRDPFEGPNYHIAPRWVYNITSLWMVFVVVASVFTNGLVLVATAKFKKLRHPLNWILVNLAIADLGETVIASTISVINQFFGYFILGHPLCVLEGYTVSACGITALWSLAIISWERWVVVCKPFGNVKFDAKMALGGIFFSWIWSCAWTAPPVFGWSRYWPHGLKTSCGPDVFSGSEDPGVQSYMVVLMITCCAIPLSVIVICYLQVWLAIRAVAAQQKESESTQKAEKEVSRMVVVMIIAYIVCWGPYTFFACFAVANPGYAFHPLTASMPAFFAKSATIYNPIIYVFMNRQFRNCIMQLFGKKVDDGSEVSTSRTEVSSASNSSVSPA from the exons ATGACAGAGGCCTGGAATGTGGCAGTATTTGCTGCTCGTCGACGcagtgatgatgatgaagataccACCAGGGACAGTGTATTTGCTTACACCAATACCAACAATACCCGTG ACCCTTTTGAAGGTCCAAACTACCATATTGCACCACGATGGGTCTACAACATAACTTCACTCTGGATGGTCTTTGTTGTCGTTGCCTCAGTCTTTACCAATGGTTTGGTATTGGTGGCCACAGCCAAATTCAAGAAATTACGGCATCCACTCAACTGGATTTTGGTGAACTTGGCTATAGCTGATTTGGGTGAAACGGTTATTGCTAGCACCATCAGTGTCATCAACCAGTTCTTTGGCTATTTCATCCTTGGCCATCCTTTGTGTGTTTTGGAGGGTTATACTGTCTCTGCTTGCG GCATTACAGCTCTCTGGTCTTTGGCCATTATTTCCTGGGAGCGCTGGGTTGTTGTTTGCAAACCTTTTGGAAATGTCAAGTTTGATGCTAAAATGGCTCTTGGTGGTATTTTTTTCTCCTGGATATGGTCTTGCGCCTGGACAGCACCACCAGTCTTTGGCTGGAGTAG GTACTGGCCCCATGGCCTGAAAACATCATGTGGTCCAGATGTATTCAGTGGCAGTGAAGATCCAGGTGTCCAGTCTTACATGGTTGTCCTGATGATTACCTGTTGTGCAATTCCCCTGAGCGTCATCGTTATCTGCTACTTGCAAGTGTGGCTGGCTATCCGTGCG gTTGCAGCCCAGCAGAAAGAGTCAGAATCAACACAGAAGGCTGAGAAGGAAGTGTCAAGGATGGTAGTGGTCATGATCATTGCCTATATTGTCTGCTGGGGACCATATACATTTTTTGCCTGTTTTGCTGTTGCCAATCCAGGCTATGCCTTTCACCCTCTGACAGCTTCCATGCCTGCCTTCTTTGCAAAAAGCGCCACCATTTACAACCCAATTATCTATGTCTTCATGAACAGACAG TTCCGTAATTGCATAATGCAGCTCTTTGGCAAGAAAGTGGACGATGGTTCTGAAGTTTCTACTTCCCGCACCGAAGTCTCATCTGCCTCTAACTCTTCTGTATCACCGGCATAA
- the TEX28 gene encoding testis-specific protein TEX28: MVDYNLTKGEPSQDSEASTSQGPNPQVDSSRTHRSSISSGTSQSSYRSPKDALRHRILHLSELLRVEKANRDENLSTYVELVSKADREKAPSIRQAFERINQRSSANIAHLEQRLQDCLAQLKRLEQKSFSPAESSSSPPTQTLKVNVAHQGPYSIFKFRPTEAPLIEEYSIPETIENESITEAAPKQYLEEEAKKKLQELKNQIMELKEYHKALDNQRNILDETWKADKKQIMELLQEEKKRHYNLEIQVNDAVQLNLNEITNLKHDLACTEEKMVYQSYERSRDVWEVLDSYQTRLAKLEQQQQAQQQEAMEMPQTSMYKLYGQLMNLLLTVAAIILVFFSTISAFIVPLVHTPMRAMSTLLVITIAILAWNYFPDIIESEWKKWLPSS, encoded by the exons ATGGTAGACTATAATTTAACCAAAGGAGAACCTTCCCAGGACTCAGAAGCTTCAACAAGTCAAGGTCCCAATCCA CAGGTGGACTCCAGTAGGACCCACAGGTCCTCTATTTCCTCCGGAACTTCCCAGTCAAGTTACCGAAGTCCGAAAGATGCTCTACGCCATCGTATATTGCACTTGTCTGAATTGCTGCGGGTGGAGAAGGCCAATCGTGATGAGAACCTCTCCACTTATGTGGAACTGGTAAGCAAAGCTGATCGGGAAAAGGCCCCCTCCATCCGTCAAGCATTTGAACGTATCAACCAACGCTCCTCGGCTAATATTGCTCATCTTGAACAGCGTCTTCAGGATTGCTTAGCCCAACTGAAGAGATTGGAGCAGAAGAGTTTCTCACCTGCAGAGAGCAGTTCCTCTCCCCCGACCCAAACTCTCAAAGTCAATGTGGCTCATCAAGGGCCATATAGCATATTCAAGTTCCGCCCTACAGAAGCTCCTCTGATAGAAGAATACTCCATCCCAGAGACCATAGAAAATGAGTCTATCACAGAGGCAGCCCCAAAGCAGTATCTtgaagaggaggcaaaaaagaAGCTTCAGGAGCTGAAGAACCAGATCATGGAACTAAAGGAATATCACAAAGCCCTGGACAACCAGAGGAACATATTAGACGAAACTTGGAAAGCTGATAAAAAGCAAATTATGGAACTCCtacaggaggaaaagaaaag GCACTATAACCTGGAAATACAAGTGAATGATGCAGTACAACTAAATCTCAACGAAATCACCAACCTCAAACATGATCTGGCCTGCACTGAGGAGAAGATGGTGTATCAATCTTATGAGAGGTCCCGGGATGTCTGG GAGGTGCTGGATTCCTACCAGACCCGGCTTGCCAAACTGGAACAGCAGCAGCAAGCCCAACAGCAGGAGGCAATGGAGATGCCCCAGACCAGTATGTATAAGCTTTATGGACAGCTCATGAACCTCCTATTGACCGTTGCTGCCATTATCCTGGTGTTTTTTTCAACCATTTCAGCTTTTATAGTTCCGCTTGTGCATACTCCTATGCGGGCCATGTCCACTCTCCTTGTGATCACCATCGCAATTCTTGCATGGAATTACTTCCCTGACATTATTGAGTCAGAATGGAAAAAATGGCTTCCTTCATCTTGA